The region AAAAATCGTCAAGGCGTCCATGCCGGTGTGCCGGGACAGCACCCGGATACGCATCAGCAGATCCAGTTGGGCCAAGTCCTTCAGCAGCCCGTCCACAGAACCAATGTGCGCGACGCACGCACGCACCTCCGCAACGCTCCAGTCGAAAAATGCGGCCAGGCGAATCGCGGCGGCCTTCTGCGCCAGGCCCAGGGCTTCCGCGGAAATCGGATCCGGCAGTGCATTGACCTCGCGCAGGTAATCCAGCAGTTTGCCTGCCGGTTGTTCACCGAGTTCAAACGCCCGAGTCAGGGCCGTCAGGTAGTAAAGGGTACGCACCGAAAAAGCCTGCCGGTCATCCTGCCTCAGCCACGCCGTGTAGCCATAGTGCAGATAGTCCTGCAGCAGCGTCGCACTCAGGTCCAGTTGCAGCACGACGTTGCTGCGCCGCCTGACATCGGCCAGCAAGGTGAGCGCAGGGTCCGTCTCGCCACTCAACATGCCCGGCGATTCGCGCTCGTTGCGTTGCAGCACCAAGAGCAACAGTTGGTAAACCGTACTGTTGGCCCAAACCAACACACTGGCCACCCGCTCGGCATCCAGGCCGGTGTATACCGCCAGGGATTCCTTGACCACCGAGGCCTGAGCATCCCGCGCCTGCAACAGCACCGTGAGCATCCTTTCGACAATCACCGCACGCGCCTTGGCATCTTCCTCACCCAGGCCATCGCGAACCGCCTTATCCAATTCTTCACGGGCGAACACCAGGTACTCGGCTTCGGTGCCCGCAAAATTCACCACCAGCCCCGCGAGGTCGACCAGTGTCGGCAGCAAGCTCAGCCAGTCGAAGCCTAACAGCGGCGGCACGCCCGCACTCAACAAGGCGCCTTGGCTGAACAGCGCGGCGGGTAGCAGGTTACCCGCCTGCTCGAACAACCGGCGTTCCTGCTCCGTGGCCGCCGCCAACACCGCCGGCGGCGACACCTGCTGCAACATCCACAGCACCGGCAATTCGCGATCCCGGCACCAGCCCACGCAGGCATGCAGGGCATAGATCAGGTTCAGCACATCGGGAACGACATCCCTGCCGGAGTTCGCATTGATCACCGGAATGCCCGCCAATCCATCGACCCAAGACTCGCCACCCAGCAAGGTCAGCATCAGCACGCCCTCCACCGGAGTGATGCCCAACAGGCGCGGCAACTTCACCAAACGGTAGAACGCCGAAACGACGGCCGGGCTGCGCAGCAACGTAGTGGTACGGTTCTGCGCACGGGCAATCGCCATTGCCAGGTATTGATAGGTCTTCAGGTCGATGCCCAGACCGCTGCACAAGCGGTTGATCGTCAGGTCCGTGGCCCCGGTTGCCTGGATGATCGGAAACTCGGCGTTATCCAGCATCAACGGTTCGCGGTAGCCGCCCTGGTTATTGAACACCTGGTCGAACTGCGGCAGGGCATCGCCCCGGCCATAGATCCCCACCTCATCGATAAACGCCGCGAAGTCCGGTGCCGTGCAACCGTAGCGCTCACGCAATGACTGAAACAGCCCCAGGGCATGCACCGTGGAAGCACTGATCAGCCAGGTGTTGGTGGCGCCACGTGTTTCGGCCTTCATCGCCGCCACCAGCAGCGCATCCACCTGTTCACTGGGCAGCTCCAGCCATTGGTCCAGGCGCAGCTTGCGGTTCATTCGGTCGAAAACCGCAAAGTCAGTGCCCGGACTGAGACTCAAGCGGTGGAACGCCTGGCCCGCTTCGCTGTAATTGATCGTGACTGCCGGGGCCTTGGCGGCATTGAGGTAAACCGAACCTGAACGCTCGCTTTCGCTCACCCCAAGCGCGGGTGGCGACGCATACACCCTCACATTGGCCGAGCGGGTCGGGGCGAAATCACGCACCGACAGCAGCGCCTCGACACCCCGGGCATCGAGCTTGGTACGCTCACCGAAAAACCGCACCTGATTGAGGTTGTTCCAAGACACATCTTCAGCCCCGAAGTCGCGCAGGTAAAAGGCGTCCCGCCCTGTCGCGGCTACCGCTGGCTCGGTCAACAACTGCCGCTGATAAGGCCCCAACCGCGAGGCATGCGTCAGGGCTCGTTTTGCATCACTGCTCCAGGCCTCGGGCTGGAGGAAATACGGTGAGAGCACATCGACAATATGGACAAAGTTACCCACCGACATCCCGTGATAGCGAGCGACCGCATCCAGCGTGACCCAGTGCTGGTAATACGGCAGCCCATTGGGATAACGGGCGTTGATCAGGGCTTGTTCCAGATCGAGCGCCGCCGCCTCTCCTTTGATAAAGGTTTCCAGCACCGAAACGATGATGTCCACCGCCGACACCGATAGATGCACCGCATTGAAATCGACGGGCAACGGCTTCAAGTCTTTGCGACGGTCATGCAAGGGTAGTTTTGCGGCCGAGCCGAGCGGTTCGATGCGGTCGCGAATCCAGCGTAACAACTCCACTAGATACGCCACGGGTGAGGTCGTGGACTCCAAGGCATCGGGCGGGCATAACCCGTCAAAGTTGGGCGAGAACAAAGCCTCATAACTGGGCCCCGGAACCATCGACAACAGCCCGCTCGACGGCTTGCCGTCCTGCGCCCCGGTGCCTGTCAGGCTCTGCTCAATGAACTGTCGACGCACATACGCGGCCAGGCTGTTGGCCCGGCGCAAAAACTGCTGCGCGTCCTCCTGGCCTAAGCCGTAATCGCGCACCAGCCCCTGCACGCCCGCCTCCACCAGGGGAAAGATCGATCCGTCCTGCTGAATGTAAGTCTTCAGGTCGGTATAGGTGGCGCGTTGTTCCTCGCCGAACACCTGCTCGAACAACTGTTGGATGGGACGATTAGCGGAGTCCGCCATGGCCAAATTCCTTAATGGGTGTAAACGTCCGAACGGTCGTTGGGAGGCTCATCTTGCAAGGCAAATCTGCGCGTGATGGCCCATGTCGTCTACTGTCAGAACTGACAGTAGAGGTGACCGTTTATCAGGCGATGGCGGTCAGCGCGACGACGGGCCAGGGACGTCAAAACGCCCGCTCTCGCTCCAGTCGGAGATCGTCGAGCCATCAGCGCCATCGTCGATGGTCTGCTGGAACCGGCACCAATGACCGCCCGCCGACAGCGCCCGCACCGCCAGCCCTTGCCACCCCTGGGCGCTGACGGCCAGGTTCGGCGCCCACGGCTGTTGGGGGTTGAACCAGCTCACCAATTGACCGACGCCCAATCGGCCCTGACCGCTGAAAGCCACCGGTTCACTCACCCAGCGTCCCGCCTGGGGCGAATCAATGAGGGGTAAATAGCTGCCGAGCACCACGGACTGTTGAGCGGATCGGTCCGACTCAAAGCCGTCAAGGGAGGCCACCGCTACCAGTACATAATCGCCACCGGGTTGGGTGAGCACAGTGGCGACCGACCAGGTGCGGTCCGTCAGTATCGGAGCGCTGCCGAGCACCGCATCGCCCAGCAGGACAGTGACCGTATCCCCCGGCTCGCCGAAACCGGACACCACGGTTAAACGGCCGATGAGCCCATCCTTGACCGGTGTTTCGATATAGGGCGCGGCGGGCACCACGTTGCACGTCAACAGCGGGCTGTCATTGGAAACCTCCGACCCCATGGCTTGCCGGGCCCGCAGCTTCGTCACCCCGACGGGCAACGTCACCGAGCCTTGCCAGTGGCCATCGGCGTTGACCGGTACCCCCCGGAACACAAATTCATTGCTACCGTCCAACCACACCTCGACCGTCGTACCGGGAGTCCCTTCGCCGGAAATGATCGATGTTCGCGGCAAATCACCGTCCGGCTGTGGCACCGTGAACACCGGTGGCATCAACACCACCTGAAAAGGCACGGGATCACTGAGATCGGAAGGGCGACCGTCCAGGGTCTGCCGCGCGTCCACGCTGCCCGGGCCAAAGGCCAGGCCCTTGAGGTCGATGGACCAATCGCCGTCGCTGGTCAGCAGTTTGGCCGCCCCCGCGTTGATGCCGCTGATGCGAAGTTGCATCGACGCCCCCGCC is a window of Pseudomonas sp. DC1.2 DNA encoding:
- a CDS encoding Tc toxin subunit A: MADSANRPIQQLFEQVFGEEQRATYTDLKTYIQQDGSIFPLVEAGVQGLVRDYGLGQEDAQQFLRRANSLAAYVRRQFIEQSLTGTGAQDGKPSSGLLSMVPGPSYEALFSPNFDGLCPPDALESTTSPVAYLVELLRWIRDRIEPLGSAAKLPLHDRRKDLKPLPVDFNAVHLSVSAVDIIVSVLETFIKGEAAALDLEQALINARYPNGLPYYQHWVTLDAVARYHGMSVGNFVHIVDVLSPYFLQPEAWSSDAKRALTHASRLGPYQRQLLTEPAVAATGRDAFYLRDFGAEDVSWNNLNQVRFFGERTKLDARGVEALLSVRDFAPTRSANVRVYASPPALGVSESERSGSVYLNAAKAPAVTINYSEAGQAFHRLSLSPGTDFAVFDRMNRKLRLDQWLELPSEQVDALLVAAMKAETRGATNTWLISASTVHALGLFQSLRERYGCTAPDFAAFIDEVGIYGRGDALPQFDQVFNNQGGYREPLMLDNAEFPIIQATGATDLTINRLCSGLGIDLKTYQYLAMAIARAQNRTTTLLRSPAVVSAFYRLVKLPRLLGITPVEGVLMLTLLGGESWVDGLAGIPVINANSGRDVVPDVLNLIYALHACVGWCRDRELPVLWMLQQVSPPAVLAAATEQERRLFEQAGNLLPAALFSQGALLSAGVPPLLGFDWLSLLPTLVDLAGLVVNFAGTEAEYLVFAREELDKAVRDGLGEEDAKARAVIVERMLTVLLQARDAQASVVKESLAVYTGLDAERVASVLVWANSTVYQLLLLVLQRNERESPGMLSGETDPALTLLADVRRRSNVVLQLDLSATLLQDYLHYGYTAWLRQDDRQAFSVRTLYYLTALTRAFELGEQPAGKLLDYLREVNALPDPISAEALGLAQKAAAIRLAAFFDWSVAEVRACVAHIGSVDGLLKDLAQLDLLMRIRVLSRHTGMDALTIFRLGDLPETIDKNVYRLAAESALLSLTEASVPALAYYDEVPESIVNITCTVDHTEVIANSPTGKIIFTVMLKDPGGVVIPHVDVYWRASLGTIATARTDEKGLANATYAGKVLGTEAPLFWLDLIEPEYAPTVNVIVDVKTLTMLPASKSLEPTEPVPAGREVEVYGTVTDRYSNLGKDQLVRWSVEPFSGTTGSATIRPAQGLTNQEGLARAFVSSTNGGRFTVKALIESSEIIVVFDPIPFAAPSAE